One window of the Hyperolius riggenbachi isolate aHypRig1 chromosome 5, aHypRig1.pri, whole genome shotgun sequence genome contains the following:
- the LOC137519350 gene encoding uncharacterized protein, translating into MRDFRLRRRKIAAKWFTTENLIIKIENSPELYDKSLPGYKDHQRAHEIWSNIAKDFLGEKWNTLSQKGKDSKIALLRTRWKSVRDSYKKEIEKQYHESKSGSGSSQRTKYKYCGILEFLRKHHEPAETEDSLPPDPEEDDVEVPPTTTSDVEVEEDTTQDVDTATLEDSDSTTPDHTPHSPASSRTRTTVRSSRGVRVATQGRRIGRGMSRAEYDQKLISSIEKTVDHMEKREDEMK; encoded by the exons ATGAGGGATTTTAGACTGCGCAGGAGGAAGATAGCAGCAAAGTGGTTTACCACAGAAAACCTGATAATTAAGATTGAAAACAGCCCAGAACTTTATGACAAGTCTTTGCCTGGATATAAAGACCACCAAAGGGCTCATGAAATCTGGAGCAACATTGCAAAAGATTTTCTTGGAGAAAAATGGAATACTTTGAGCCAAAAGGGCAAGGATTCTAAGA TTGCCCTCCTGCGGACAAGATGGAAGTCGGTCAGAGACAGTTACAAAAAGGAGATTGAAAAGCAATACCATGAATCCAAAAGTGGGTCTGGAAGTTCGCAGCGAACAAAATATAAATATTGTGGCATATTAGAATTTCTAAGAAAACATCATGAACCGGCTGA GACTGAAGATAGCCTACCACCAGATCCTGAGGAGGACGATGTAGAGGTGCCACCTACCACCACCAGTGATGTGGAAGTTGAAGAAGACACTACACAGGATGTTGACACTGCTACACTGGAAGACAGTGACTCTACTAccccagatcacacaccacacagcccagcgagtagtcggacacgcacaactgtcaggtctagtagaggtgtgagggtagctacacaaggcaggagaataggaagaggtatgagcagggctgaatacgaccAGAAGCTGATTAGTTCAATAGAAAAGACTGTTGATCatatggagaagcgagaggatGAAATGAAATAA